The Aphelocoma coerulescens isolate FSJ_1873_10779 chromosome 14, UR_Acoe_1.0, whole genome shotgun sequence genome has a window encoding:
- the PPL gene encoding periplakin, with translation MHSLFRKRNKGKYSPSVQKKSISSKELTELIERLQKNADQVEKNIVETDSRMQNDLHKIKACQLAQYKELTAQKLSESDKLLYVLDGDAAVARHMKHPQGDMITEDIRQLKERVANLRVKHDQIYNFPLQHIEPQVNWSTVIEEKQDALSSKGFGTDLPLVNSQVEEHNIFHNEVMAIGPHIVKEGSKETMSDFQARYQKLLAGSQQRQQDLNSLQDYMQRCTNKLYWLDQQAKDRTHYDWSDHNLDYPSRRRQYENFIHRKLEEKEEAINKLHADGDQLLAQNHPGKNAIEAHIEAVHADWKEYLNLLICEESHLKFMEDFHKFQKDTKDAQELLKKVDTDLDQKFSPEFKDRYQLESLLRELDDQEKALDKYEAVVKSLQERSQQVLPLRYRREPPPQPIPVEALCEYEGEQGQISRGAHYTLQRNSGDVWEVADSAGDTISAPGVCFMIPPPDPEAIALAEQIAKHYVTVKEKTNNCKNVLQQRYEGLKADSIGDAASVRGRQLLAGLEKVNSDLDKQEKAITANLRPPLEQSRAVQDSTERSKDLKNITNEVRRIEPEKTRKIQECEAFIESVPNTGSATLVRNKVENTNKKYERVVQLLSAAQEKVEVATNLERSLQQGRDLLSTYENKLVIDDTVPEDLKVVDRKKEELLAMGTELQSKKFLLREAEQNLQRTKTCSNTLASKFQEHCPDIERQEAELYKLNQRFNNLSKQIDHRTQTLQKAKSAYSNYRTNYDKVNQFLCNIPSYEPQETDNIQQVEMKLKSQAALLSDIASKEQEVQKVSATAQQYQQAVKDYELEAEKLRSILDLENGRNGYTSKKPRLQSPAAKVKEEEAVLAAKYTEVNAVNKQRLQNLEFAQSLLRQQPEIQVTQDFAQTKKSVRPVEEVWKLKKELEDETQRRQQLEAEIKAIQNNIVHLQNQKPQETVVKKELVKKVPDPQLEESFHRLQQNLAEEQRKNQVLQDELEALKIRLRVLEHEKREGGQEYIVKEVLRIEQDKAQADEILKLKEELEELRRQEGTRESEVILLRQQIAVLSSEKNKEQEKVTEKEVLKLQNDPQLEMEFRMLQETKERESALRQKHEEELNFLQDKLKRLEKERAMAEGKITVKEVLKVEKDLVIEREVNELRRQYEDEKSKGRSNEREKAELLRKIQLLEEENSKVVVQEKVREIVRPDPKAENEVANLRLELVEQERRYRGGDEQLKSCQNELAALKNRGPLVEVKEVIKEVIKYKNDPETEKELQRLREEIIERTGAIERADLEIYQLKQEIQALKDTKPQVQMKEVVQEILQFREDPKTREEVESLRVQLADEQMKHIDLERERLLQEEKVRQKEEELSQVKEKVVQQEVVKYEQDPALKAEVNSFSQSIESELKQIDGLREELRKLQRRRSELERQLEELEKERQARREAELEVQRLRIRLNELEEQERETTERVTVKQKVILQQDPQQEKEHSLLKLELEEEKHRRQVLQTELEALRKKLLSLEKMEVKEKVVFSESVQVDKGDTEYEIQKLKSNLEEESRRKRELDADINRLETRLSEVEFNNSKSSKELDLLREENHKLHLEKQNLLMETRRLQSEIELTATEAQDLRNMTHVDSGINLDSRFQALERELEDLKQLSREKDAEIEQLQNRLKTVAIKREQRENHLRRSIVVIDPDTGKEMSPEEAHVFGLIEWSLFVKLKSQECDWEEISIKGPNGESSVILDRKSGREFSIEDALKSGRLTMAQYDSYLNKEMSIQELAVLVSGSNYTALAPL, from the exons CATCCGGCAGCTGAAGGAGCGAGTGGCAAACCTGCGTGTGAAACACGACCAGATCTACAACTTCCCTCTGCAGCACATCGAGCCCCAGGTCAACTGGTCAACAGTGATCGAGGAGAAACAG GACGCgttgagcagcaaaggctttGGGACTGACCTGCCGCTGGTCAACAGCCAAGTAGAAGAGCACAACATCTTCCACAACGAGGTCATGGCCATCGGGCCACACATCGTCAAGGAAGGCAGCAAG GAAACCATGAGCGACTTCCAAGCCAGATACCAGAAGCTGCTG GCCGGCTcccagcagcggcagcaggaCCTGAACTCGCTGCAGGACTACATGCAGCGCTGCACCAACAAGCTCTACTGGCTGGATCAGCAGGCCAAGGACAGGACCCATTACGACTGGAGCGACCACAACCTGGACTACCCCAGCCGGCGCCGCCAGTACGAG AACTTCATCCACCggaagctggaggagaaggaggaggccATCAACAAGCTGCACGCCGATGGGGATCAGCTGCTGGCCCAGAACCACCCCGGGAAGAATGCCATCGAG GCTCACATTGAGGCCGTGCACGCTGACTGGAAGGAGTACCTGAACCTGCTGATCTGCGAGGAGAGCCACCTGAAGTTCATGGAGGACTTCCACAAG TTTCAGAAGGACACTAAGGATGCTCAGGAGCTTTTGAAGAAGGTGGATACAGACCTGGACCAAAAATTCAGCCCGGAGTTCAAGGACAGATACCAGCTGGAGTCTCTCCTCCGGGAGCTGGAT GACCAGGAGAAGGCCTTGGACAAGTACGAGGCCGTGGTGAAGTCGCTGCAGGAGCGCAGCCAGCAGGTCCTGCCCCTGCGCTACCGCCGCGAGCCGCCGCCGCAGCCCATCCCCGTGGAGGCTCTCTGCGAGTACGAGGGCGAGCAG GGCCAGATCAGCCGCGGAGCCCACTACACCCTGCAGAGGAACAGCGGAGACGTTTGGGAAGTGGCCGACAGCGCAGGAGACACGATCAGCGCCCCCGGGGTCTGCTTCATGATCCCCCCGCCCGACCCCGAAGCAATAGCCCTGGCAGAGCA AATTGCCAAGCACTATGTGACCGTGAAGGAGAAGACCAACAACTGCAAGAACGTCCTCCAGCAGCGCTATGAGGGGCTGAAGGCAGACAGCATCGGAG ATGCTGCATCAGTTCGGGGACgccagctcctggcagggctggagaaAGTCAACAGTGACCTGGACAAGCAGGAGAAAGCCATCACAGCAAACCTCCGGCCACCGCTGGAGCAGAGCCGGGCGGTGCAGGACAGCACCGAGCGCTCCAAGGACCTCAAG AACATCACCAACGAGGTCCGTCGGATTGAGCCTGAGAAAACGAGGAAGATCCAGGAGTGCGAGGCCTTCATCGAATCCGTGCCCAACACGGGCAGCGCGACCCTGGTGAGGAACAAGGTGGAGAACACCAACAAGAAGTACGAGCGCGTGGTGCAGCTGCTCAGCGCTGCCCAGGAGAA GGTTGAGGTGGCCACAAACCTGGAGAGGAGCCTCCAGCAAGGCCGAGACCTGCTATCAACCTATGAGAACAAGCTGGTCATAGATGACACGGTACCAGAGGACTTGAAGGTGGTGgacaggaagaaggaagagctgctg GCCATGGGCACCGAGCTGCAGTCCAAGAAGTTCCTGCTGAGAGAAGCCGAGCAGAACCTGCAGAGGACCAAGACGTGCTCCAACACCCTGGCCAGCAAGTTCCAGGAGCACTGCCCCGACATCGAACGCCAGGAGGCAGAGCTCTACAAGCTCAACCAGCGCTTCAACAACCTCAGCAAGCAGATCGACCACAG AACGCAGACGCTGCAGAAAGCAAAAAGTGCCTACTCCAACTACCGCACCAACTACGACAAGGTGAACCAGTTCCTGTGCAACATCCCCAGCTACGAGCCCCAGGAGACCGACAACATCCAGCAAGTGGAGATGAAGCTGAAGAGCCAAGCG gccctgctcagtgACATTGCAAGCAAGGAACAGGAGGTGCAGAAGGTCTCTGCCACAGCTCAGCAGTACCAGCAGGCAGTGAAG GACTACGAGTTGGAAGCTGAGAAGCTGCGGTCCATCCTGGACCTGGAGAATGGCCGGAATGGCTACACGAGCAAGAAACCCAGGCTGCAGTCCCCAGCTGCCAAAGTGAAAGAGGAG GAAGCTGTTCTGGCAGCCAAATACACAGAAGTGAACGCTGTGAACAAGCAGAGGCTGCAGAACCTGGAGTTCGCCCAGAGCCTCCTGCGGCAG CAGCCAGAGATTCAGGTGACACAAGACTTTGCCCAGACCAAAAAGTCTGTAAGGCCTGTGGAAGAAGTCTGGAAGTTGAAGAAAGAGCTCGAGGATGAGACTCAGCGTCGGCAACAGCTCGAAGCAGAGATCAAAGCCATTCAGAACAACATTGTCCACCTGCAAAACCAGAAGCCCCAAGAAACTGTGGTGAAGAAAGAACTGGTGAAGAAGGTGCCTGACCCCCAGCTGGAGGAGAGCTTCCACAGACTGCAGCAAAACCTGGCAGAGGAGCAGCGCAAGAACCAGGTGCTCCAGGATGAGCTGGAGGCTCTTAAAATCCGGCTGCGTGTCCTGGAGCACgagaagagggaaggagggCAGGAGTACATAGTGAAAGAGGTGCTGAGGATTGAACAAGATAAGGCTCAAGCTGATGAAATCCTGAAGCTCAAAGAGGAACTGGAAGAGCTCAGGAGGCAGGAAGGGACCAGGGAGAGTGAAGTCATCCTCTTACGCCAACAAATTGCTGTGCTGTCCAGCGAGAAGAACAAAGAGCAGGAGAAGGTAACGGAGAAGGAGGTGCTGAAGCTGCAGAATGATCCCCAGCTGGAGATGGAATTCCGGATGTTGCAGGAGACCAAGGAGAGGGAGAGCGCCCTTCGGCAGAAGCACGAGGAAGAGCTCAACTTCCTCCAGGACAAGCTCAAGCGTCTGGAGAAGGAACGGGCCATGGCTGAGGGCAAAATCACCGTCAAGGAGGTGCTGAAggtggagaaggacttggtCATTGAGAGGGAGGTGAACGAGCTCCGGCGCCAGTACGAAGATGAGAAGTCCAAGGGCCGCTCCAACGAGCGGGAAaaggctgagctgctcaggaagatccagctgctggaggaggagaactCCAAGGTGGTCGTTCAGGAGAAAGTGCGTGAGATTGTGCGCCCAGACCCCAAGGCTGAGAATGAAGTTGCCAACCTTCGCTTGGAGCTGGTAGAGCAGGAGAGGAGGTACCGTGGTGGGGATGAACAGCTGAAGAGCTGCCAGAACGAGCTGGCTGCTCTGAAGAACAGAGGGCCCCTCGTAGAAGTCAAAGAAGTCATTAAGGAGGTCATTAAGTACAAGAATGATCCAGAAACCGAAAAGGAGCTACAGCGACTCCGGGAGGAAATCATAGAGAGGACCGGAGCCATCGAAAGAGCTGACCTGGAGATCTACCAGCTGAAACAAGAGATACAAGCTTTGAAAGACACCAAACCTCAAGTGCAAATGAAGGAAGTTGTTCAAGAAATCCTCCAGTTTCGGGAAGACCCCAAGACTAGAGAGGAGGTAGAGTCGCTGCGAGTGCAGCTGGCAGACGAACAGATGAAGCACATTGACCTGGAGAGGGAACGGCTTCtccaagaagaaaaagtaagaCAGAAGGAGGAAGAACTTTCTCAGGTGAAGGAGAAAGTGGTCCAGCAGGAAGTAGTGAAGTATGAGCAGGATCCTGCCTTGAAAGCTGAGGTGAACTCCTTCTCCCAGAGCATCGAGAGCGAGCTGAAGCAGATCGACGGCCTCCGCGAGGAGCTGCGCAAGCTGCAGAGGAGACGCTCCGAGCTGGAGCGGCAGCtcgaggagctggagaaggagagaCAGGCCCGCAGGGAGGCTGAGCTGGAGGTGCAGAGGCTCAGGATCCGGCTGAACGAGCTGGAAGAACAGGAAAGAGAAACGACAGAACGAGTGACTGTGAAACAGAAAGTGATCCTTCAGCAAGATCcccagcaggagaaggagcaCTCCCTCCTCAAGCTGGAGTTAGAAGAAGAGAAGCACCGCAGACAAGTCCTGCAAACCGAGCTGGAAGCCCTGAGAAAGAAGCTCCTTTCTTTGGAGAAGATGGAGGTCAAGGAGAAAGTGGTCTTTTCAGAGAGCGTCCAAGTGGACAAAGGAGACACGGAGTACGAGATTCAAAAGCTGAAGAGCAACCTGGAGGAAGAAAGTAGGCGCAAGAGGGAGCTGGATGCAGATATCAACCGCCTGGAAACCAGGCTGTCTGAGGTGGAATTCAACAACTCCAAGTCATCAAAGGAGCTAGACTTGTTAAGAGAGGAAAACCACAAGCTACACCTCGAGAAACAGAATTTgctgatggaaacaaggagaCTGCAGTCAGAGATTGAACTCACCGCAACAGAAGCTCAGGATTTGAGAAACATGACCCACGTGGACAGTGGAATAAACCTGGACTCCAGGTTCCAAGCTTTGGAAAGAGAATTAGAGGACCTGAAGCAGTTATCCAGAGAAAAAGATGCAGAGATTGAGCAACTCCAGAATCGCCTGAAGACGGTGGCTATCAAGAGGGAGCAAAGAGAGAACCACCTGAGGCGCTCCATCGTGGTCATTGACCCCGACACAGGAAAAGAGATGTCTCCAGAGGAAGCTCACGTGTTCGGCCTCATTGAATGGAGCCTGTTTGTCAAACTGAAGAGCCAGGAATGTGACTGGGAGGAGATCTCAATAAAGGGTCCCAACGGGGAATCATCTGTGATCCTCGACAGGAAGTCTGGCAGGGAGTTCTCCATCGAGGACGCCCTGAAGAGCGGCAGGCTCACCATGGCCCAGTACGACAGTTACCTCAACAAGGAGATGTCTATCCAGGAGCTGGCAGTCTTGGTGTCCGGAAGCAATTACACAGCGCTCGCTCCACTTTAG